The following are encoded in a window of Cyprinus carpio isolate SPL01 chromosome A13, ASM1834038v1, whole genome shotgun sequence genomic DNA:
- the LOC109054249 gene encoding vitrin-like isoform X5, producing the protein MSRPTLTAVFVAFLLTSSVAKPNAKDKKPKQVVPAIECDMRAGKINLPEFIVKCPAKCRETKEKVYGTGVFASISSICNAAIHNGVITNSGGKVIVMKMGGQATYKGSFANGVRSLSLPNWRDSFSVSVGKPKKGVIYPSTLIFVPSRPTAENTVSPATEPSSTAAPPTTTHVTTPIATAPPITTSATPRVTVHKVREAGRSHPYFSSVARQSQSTKGKGPTQAFRGSSVYANRFSSRTNTAGVHRPETGTPIRRQPHVSSASAVFSRVQPQSERKQHTAQSNPTFARRDWPHPAFSRPDGSSGTRRPTDSSYSVPNTSYKWNRMSTGDPTVLDPRPDNTEYEQYGQYPPEPEDHKPLSETGHTKDCKVDIAFLMDGSWSIGKRRFKIQKDFLVDVSQVINVGVAGPMMGIIQYGDDPVTEFSLKQFSSSKDLKPAISKIVQKGGLSNVGKALSYINKNFFSDANGNRGGAPNVAVVLVDGWPTDKLEEASRLARESGINIFFVTIEGPDENEKQNVVETNFVEKAVCRTNGFFSLPITSWFALRKEVQSLVKRVCDTDHLVCSKTCLNANDIAFVIDGSSSVGTGNFRTVLQFVANVTQEFEISDTDTRVGIIQYTYEQRLEFAFGQHNNKADLLNAIKRINYWSGGTSTGAAITYAADQLFSKSKPNKRKIMIVITDGRSYDDVRAPALAVHHKGVIAYSIGIAWAAQDELEYIATDPDREHSFFVDEFDNLYKYVPKIIHNICNEFNSQPRN; encoded by the exons ATGAGTAGACCAACTCTCACTGCTGTCTTTGTAg CATTTCTACTGACTTCCAGTGTGGCAAAGCCAAATGCCAAGGACAAAAAGCCAAAACAAG TTGTGCCAGCAATAGAATGTGATATGCGGGCTGGGAAGATCAATCTCCCAGAGTTTATTGTTAAGTGTCCAGCTAAATGCAGGGAGACCAAGGAGAAGGTGTATGGGACGGGTGTATTTGCCTCCATATCCAGTATCTGCAATGCTGCCATTCACAA CGGAGTCATCACTAACTCTGGAGGAAAGGTAATTGTGATGAAGATGGGAGGACAGGCAACCTACAAGGGTAGCTTTGCTAACGGTGTCCGCTCTCTGTCCTTACCCAACTGGAGAGATTCGTTTTCTGTCTCAG TGGGTAAACCAAAGAAGGGGGTGATCTACCCATCCACTCTGATCTTTGTACCCTCAAGACCCACCGCAGAGAATACAG TGTCACCAGCGACGGAGCCGAGCTCCACTGCAGCCCCGCCCACAACCACTCATGTGACCACACCCATCGCCACAGCCCCACCCATTACCACATCAGCCACACCACGGGTCACTGTTCATAAAGTCCGCGAGGCAG GCAGAAGTCACCCGTATTTCAGCTCTGTTGCAC GACAGTCACAGAGCACCAAAGGAAAAGGTCCTACACAAG CATTTAGAGGCAGCTCCGTCTATGCCAATAGGTTTTCATCTCGCACAAACACAG CAGGTGTGCACAGGCCAGAGACGGGTACCCCGATCCGAAGACAGCCGCATGTTTCCTCCGCTTCAG CAGTTTTCAGTCGGGTACAGCCGCAGTCTGAAAGGAAGCAGCACACGGCCCAGTCTAATCCCA CATTTGCAAGAAGAGATTGGCCACACCCCGCATTCTCACGACCTGATGGGTCCTCTGGCACCAGAAGACCAACAG ATAGTAGCTACTCTGTGCCAAACACAAGCTATAAATGGAACAGAATGAGTACTGGTGATCCCACAG TTCTTGACCCAAGGCCTGATAACACAGAGTATGAGCAGTATGGACAGTATC CTCCTGAGCCAGAAGACCACAAGCCTCTATCTGAGACAGGCCACACCAAAG ATTGCAAAGTTGATATTGCATTTCTCATGGATGGCAGCTGGAGCATTGGGAAACGCCGTTTTAAGATTCAGAAAGACTTCCTTGTGGATGTTTCTCAGGTCATCAATGTGGGTGTAGCTGGACCCATGATGGGCATCATTCAATACGG GGATGATCCAGTCACAGAATTCAGTCTAAAACAGTTCTCCAGCTCCAAGGACCTGAAGCCGgccatcagtaaaatagtccagaAGGGCGGTCTGTCCAATGTAG GGAAGGCCCTCTCCTACATCAACAAGAATTTCTTCAGTGATGCTAATGGGAACAGAGGTGGGGCGCCCAACGTGGCTGTGGTCCTGGTGGACGGCTGGCCCACTGACAAACTGGAGGAGGCCTCGCGTCTGGCCAGAGAGTCAGGTATCAACATCTTCTTTGTCACCATCGAGGGCCCAGATGAGAATGAAAAACAGAACGTGGTGGAGACCAACTTCGTTGAAAAG GCAGTGTGCAGGACCAATGGCTTCTTCTCGCTCCCTATCACAAGCTGGTTCGCCTTGCGCAAAGAAGTGCAGTCTCTGGTGAAGCGCGTGTGTGACACAGACCACCTGGTGTGCAGTAAGACCTGCCTTAACGCCAACGACATTGCCTTCGTCATCGACGGCTCCAGCAGCGTGGGAACCGGAAACTTCCGCACCGTGCTCCAGTTTGTTGCAAACGTGACACAGGAATTTGAGATCTCGGACACGGATACGCGCGTAGGAATCATACAGTACACATATGAGCAGAGGCTTGAGTTTGCTTTTGGTCAGCACAACAACAAAGCTGATCTGCTGAACGCCATCAAGCGTATAAACTACTGGAGCGGAGGTACCAGCACGGGAGCTGCCATCACGTATGCTGCAGATCAACTCTTCAGCAAATCCAAACCCAACAAGCGCAAGATCATGATTGTCATCACAGATGGACGCTCCTACGATGACGTGCGGGCCCCGGCGCTGGCGGTACATCATAAAG GTGTGATTGCGTACTCCATTGGTATAGCCTGGGCCGCACAGGATGAGCTGGAATACATCGCCACCGACCCCGACAGAGAGCACTCTTTCTTTGTGGATGAGTTTGACAACCTCTACAAGTATGTACCAAAGATTATTCACAACATCTGCAATGAGTTCAACTCCCAACCACGTAACTGA
- the LOC109054249 gene encoding vitrin-like isoform X4 codes for MSRPTLTAVFVAFLLTSSVAKPNAKDKKPKQVVPAIECDMRAGKINLPEFIVKCPAKCRETKEKVYGTGVFASISSICNAAIHNGVITNSGGKVIVMKMGGQATYKGSFANGVRSLSLPNWRDSFSVSVGKPKKGVIYPSTLIFVPSRPTAENTADHKDPPHSTVSPATEPSSTAAPPTTTHVTTPIATAPPITTSATPRVTVHKVREAGRSHPYFSSVARQSQSTKGKGPTQAFRGSSVYANRFSSRTNTGVHRPETGTPIRRQPHVSSASVFSRVQPQSERKQHTAQSNPTFARRDWPHPAFSRPDGSSGTRRPTDSSYSVPNTSYKWNRMSTGDPTVLDPRPDNTEYEQYGQYPPEPEDHKPLSETGHTKDCKVDIAFLMDGSWSIGKRRFKIQKDFLVDVSQVINVGVAGPMMGIIQYGDDPVTEFSLKQFSSSKDLKPAISKIVQKGGLSNVGKALSYINKNFFSDANGNRGGAPNVAVVLVDGWPTDKLEEASRLARESGINIFFVTIEGPDENEKQNVVETNFVEKAVCRTNGFFSLPITSWFALRKEVQSLVKRVCDTDHLVCSKTCLNANDIAFVIDGSSSVGTGNFRTVLQFVANVTQEFEISDTDTRVGIIQYTYEQRLEFAFGQHNNKADLLNAIKRINYWSGGTSTGAAITYAADQLFSKSKPNKRKIMIVITDGRSYDDVRAPALAVHHKGVIAYSIGIAWAAQDELEYIATDPDREHSFFVDEFDNLYKYVPKIIHNICNEFNSQPRN; via the exons ATGAGTAGACCAACTCTCACTGCTGTCTTTGTAg CATTTCTACTGACTTCCAGTGTGGCAAAGCCAAATGCCAAGGACAAAAAGCCAAAACAAG TTGTGCCAGCAATAGAATGTGATATGCGGGCTGGGAAGATCAATCTCCCAGAGTTTATTGTTAAGTGTCCAGCTAAATGCAGGGAGACCAAGGAGAAGGTGTATGGGACGGGTGTATTTGCCTCCATATCCAGTATCTGCAATGCTGCCATTCACAA CGGAGTCATCACTAACTCTGGAGGAAAGGTAATTGTGATGAAGATGGGAGGACAGGCAACCTACAAGGGTAGCTTTGCTAACGGTGTCCGCTCTCTGTCCTTACCCAACTGGAGAGATTCGTTTTCTGTCTCAG TGGGTAAACCAAAGAAGGGGGTGATCTACCCATCCACTCTGATCTTTGTACCCTCAAGACCCACCGCAGAGAATACAG CTGATCATAAAGACCCGCCTCACTCCACAGTGTCACCAGCGACGGAGCCGAGCTCCACTGCAGCCCCGCCCACAACCACTCATGTGACCACACCCATCGCCACAGCCCCACCCATTACCACATCAGCCACACCACGGGTCACTGTTCATAAAGTCCGCGAGGCAG GCAGAAGTCACCCGTATTTCAGCTCTGTTGCAC GACAGTCACAGAGCACCAAAGGAAAAGGTCCTACACAAG CATTTAGAGGCAGCTCCGTCTATGCCAATAGGTTTTCATCTCGCACAAACACAG GTGTGCACAGGCCAGAGACGGGTACCCCGATCCGAAGACAGCCGCATGTTTCCTCCGCTTCAG TTTTCAGTCGGGTACAGCCGCAGTCTGAAAGGAAGCAGCACACGGCCCAGTCTAATCCCA CATTTGCAAGAAGAGATTGGCCACACCCCGCATTCTCACGACCTGATGGGTCCTCTGGCACCAGAAGACCAACAG ATAGTAGCTACTCTGTGCCAAACACAAGCTATAAATGGAACAGAATGAGTACTGGTGATCCCACAG TTCTTGACCCAAGGCCTGATAACACAGAGTATGAGCAGTATGGACAGTATC CTCCTGAGCCAGAAGACCACAAGCCTCTATCTGAGACAGGCCACACCAAAG ATTGCAAAGTTGATATTGCATTTCTCATGGATGGCAGCTGGAGCATTGGGAAACGCCGTTTTAAGATTCAGAAAGACTTCCTTGTGGATGTTTCTCAGGTCATCAATGTGGGTGTAGCTGGACCCATGATGGGCATCATTCAATACGG GGATGATCCAGTCACAGAATTCAGTCTAAAACAGTTCTCCAGCTCCAAGGACCTGAAGCCGgccatcagtaaaatagtccagaAGGGCGGTCTGTCCAATGTAG GGAAGGCCCTCTCCTACATCAACAAGAATTTCTTCAGTGATGCTAATGGGAACAGAGGTGGGGCGCCCAACGTGGCTGTGGTCCTGGTGGACGGCTGGCCCACTGACAAACTGGAGGAGGCCTCGCGTCTGGCCAGAGAGTCAGGTATCAACATCTTCTTTGTCACCATCGAGGGCCCAGATGAGAATGAAAAACAGAACGTGGTGGAGACCAACTTCGTTGAAAAG GCAGTGTGCAGGACCAATGGCTTCTTCTCGCTCCCTATCACAAGCTGGTTCGCCTTGCGCAAAGAAGTGCAGTCTCTGGTGAAGCGCGTGTGTGACACAGACCACCTGGTGTGCAGTAAGACCTGCCTTAACGCCAACGACATTGCCTTCGTCATCGACGGCTCCAGCAGCGTGGGAACCGGAAACTTCCGCACCGTGCTCCAGTTTGTTGCAAACGTGACACAGGAATTTGAGATCTCGGACACGGATACGCGCGTAGGAATCATACAGTACACATATGAGCAGAGGCTTGAGTTTGCTTTTGGTCAGCACAACAACAAAGCTGATCTGCTGAACGCCATCAAGCGTATAAACTACTGGAGCGGAGGTACCAGCACGGGAGCTGCCATCACGTATGCTGCAGATCAACTCTTCAGCAAATCCAAACCCAACAAGCGCAAGATCATGATTGTCATCACAGATGGACGCTCCTACGATGACGTGCGGGCCCCGGCGCTGGCGGTACATCATAAAG GTGTGATTGCGTACTCCATTGGTATAGCCTGGGCCGCACAGGATGAGCTGGAATACATCGCCACCGACCCCGACAGAGAGCACTCTTTCTTTGTGGATGAGTTTGACAACCTCTACAAGTATGTACCAAAGATTATTCACAACATCTGCAATGAGTTCAACTCCCAACCACGTAACTGA
- the LOC109054249 gene encoding vitrin-like isoform X1, whose amino-acid sequence MSRPTLTAVFVAFLLTSSVAKPNAKDKKPKQVVPAIECDMRAGKINLPEFIVKCPAKCRETKEKVYGTGVFASISSICNAAIHNGVITNSGGKVIVMKMGGQATYKGSFANGVRSLSLPNWRDSFSVSVGKPKKGVIYPSTLIFVPSRPTAENTADHKDPPHSTVSPATEPSSTAAPPTTTHVTTPIATAPPITTSATPRVTVHKVREAGRSHPYFSSVARQSQSTKGKGPTQAFRGSSVYANRFSSRTNTAGVHRPETGTPIRRQPHVSSASAVFSRVQPQSERKQHTAQSNPTFARRDWPHPAFSRPDGSSGTRRPTDSSYSVPNTSYKWNRMSTGDPTVLDPRPDNTEYEQYGQYPPEPEDHKPLSETGHTKDCKVDIAFLMDGSWSIGKRRFKIQKDFLVDVSQVINVGVAGPMMGIIQYGDDPVTEFSLKQFSSSKDLKPAISKIVQKGGLSNVGKALSYINKNFFSDANGNRGGAPNVAVVLVDGWPTDKLEEASRLARESGINIFFVTIEGPDENEKQNVVETNFVEKAVCRTNGFFSLPITSWFALRKEVQSLVKRVCDTDHLVCSKTCLNANDIAFVIDGSSSVGTGNFRTVLQFVANVTQEFEISDTDTRVGIIQYTYEQRLEFAFGQHNNKADLLNAIKRINYWSGGTSTGAAITYAADQLFSKSKPNKRKIMIVITDGRSYDDVRAPALAVHHKGVIAYSIGIAWAAQDELEYIATDPDREHSFFVDEFDNLYKYVPKIIHNICNEFNSQPRN is encoded by the exons ATGAGTAGACCAACTCTCACTGCTGTCTTTGTAg CATTTCTACTGACTTCCAGTGTGGCAAAGCCAAATGCCAAGGACAAAAAGCCAAAACAAG TTGTGCCAGCAATAGAATGTGATATGCGGGCTGGGAAGATCAATCTCCCAGAGTTTATTGTTAAGTGTCCAGCTAAATGCAGGGAGACCAAGGAGAAGGTGTATGGGACGGGTGTATTTGCCTCCATATCCAGTATCTGCAATGCTGCCATTCACAA CGGAGTCATCACTAACTCTGGAGGAAAGGTAATTGTGATGAAGATGGGAGGACAGGCAACCTACAAGGGTAGCTTTGCTAACGGTGTCCGCTCTCTGTCCTTACCCAACTGGAGAGATTCGTTTTCTGTCTCAG TGGGTAAACCAAAGAAGGGGGTGATCTACCCATCCACTCTGATCTTTGTACCCTCAAGACCCACCGCAGAGAATACAG CTGATCATAAAGACCCGCCTCACTCCACAGTGTCACCAGCGACGGAGCCGAGCTCCACTGCAGCCCCGCCCACAACCACTCATGTGACCACACCCATCGCCACAGCCCCACCCATTACCACATCAGCCACACCACGGGTCACTGTTCATAAAGTCCGCGAGGCAG GCAGAAGTCACCCGTATTTCAGCTCTGTTGCAC GACAGTCACAGAGCACCAAAGGAAAAGGTCCTACACAAG CATTTAGAGGCAGCTCCGTCTATGCCAATAGGTTTTCATCTCGCACAAACACAG CAGGTGTGCACAGGCCAGAGACGGGTACCCCGATCCGAAGACAGCCGCATGTTTCCTCCGCTTCAG CAGTTTTCAGTCGGGTACAGCCGCAGTCTGAAAGGAAGCAGCACACGGCCCAGTCTAATCCCA CATTTGCAAGAAGAGATTGGCCACACCCCGCATTCTCACGACCTGATGGGTCCTCTGGCACCAGAAGACCAACAG ATAGTAGCTACTCTGTGCCAAACACAAGCTATAAATGGAACAGAATGAGTACTGGTGATCCCACAG TTCTTGACCCAAGGCCTGATAACACAGAGTATGAGCAGTATGGACAGTATC CTCCTGAGCCAGAAGACCACAAGCCTCTATCTGAGACAGGCCACACCAAAG ATTGCAAAGTTGATATTGCATTTCTCATGGATGGCAGCTGGAGCATTGGGAAACGCCGTTTTAAGATTCAGAAAGACTTCCTTGTGGATGTTTCTCAGGTCATCAATGTGGGTGTAGCTGGACCCATGATGGGCATCATTCAATACGG GGATGATCCAGTCACAGAATTCAGTCTAAAACAGTTCTCCAGCTCCAAGGACCTGAAGCCGgccatcagtaaaatagtccagaAGGGCGGTCTGTCCAATGTAG GGAAGGCCCTCTCCTACATCAACAAGAATTTCTTCAGTGATGCTAATGGGAACAGAGGTGGGGCGCCCAACGTGGCTGTGGTCCTGGTGGACGGCTGGCCCACTGACAAACTGGAGGAGGCCTCGCGTCTGGCCAGAGAGTCAGGTATCAACATCTTCTTTGTCACCATCGAGGGCCCAGATGAGAATGAAAAACAGAACGTGGTGGAGACCAACTTCGTTGAAAAG GCAGTGTGCAGGACCAATGGCTTCTTCTCGCTCCCTATCACAAGCTGGTTCGCCTTGCGCAAAGAAGTGCAGTCTCTGGTGAAGCGCGTGTGTGACACAGACCACCTGGTGTGCAGTAAGACCTGCCTTAACGCCAACGACATTGCCTTCGTCATCGACGGCTCCAGCAGCGTGGGAACCGGAAACTTCCGCACCGTGCTCCAGTTTGTTGCAAACGTGACACAGGAATTTGAGATCTCGGACACGGATACGCGCGTAGGAATCATACAGTACACATATGAGCAGAGGCTTGAGTTTGCTTTTGGTCAGCACAACAACAAAGCTGATCTGCTGAACGCCATCAAGCGTATAAACTACTGGAGCGGAGGTACCAGCACGGGAGCTGCCATCACGTATGCTGCAGATCAACTCTTCAGCAAATCCAAACCCAACAAGCGCAAGATCATGATTGTCATCACAGATGGACGCTCCTACGATGACGTGCGGGCCCCGGCGCTGGCGGTACATCATAAAG GTGTGATTGCGTACTCCATTGGTATAGCCTGGGCCGCACAGGATGAGCTGGAATACATCGCCACCGACCCCGACAGAGAGCACTCTTTCTTTGTGGATGAGTTTGACAACCTCTACAAGTATGTACCAAAGATTATTCACAACATCTGCAATGAGTTCAACTCCCAACCACGTAACTGA
- the LOC109054249 gene encoding vitrin-like isoform X3 — translation MSRPTLTAVFVAFLLTSSVAKPNAKDKKPKQVVPAIECDMRAGKINLPEFIVKCPAKCRETKEKVYGTGVFASISSICNAAIHNGVITNSGGKVIVMKMGGQATYKGSFANGVRSLSLPNWRDSFSVSVGKPKKGVIYPSTLIFVPSRPTAENTADHKDPPHSTVSPATEPSSTAAPPTTTHVTTPIATAPPITTSATPRVTVHKVREAGRSHPYFSSVARQSQSTKGKGPTQAFRGSSVYANRFSSRTNTGVHRPETGTPIRRQPHVSSASAVFSRVQPQSERKQHTAQSNPTFARRDWPHPAFSRPDGSSGTRRPTDSSYSVPNTSYKWNRMSTGDPTVLDPRPDNTEYEQYGQYPPEPEDHKPLSETGHTKDCKVDIAFLMDGSWSIGKRRFKIQKDFLVDVSQVINVGVAGPMMGIIQYGDDPVTEFSLKQFSSSKDLKPAISKIVQKGGLSNVGKALSYINKNFFSDANGNRGGAPNVAVVLVDGWPTDKLEEASRLARESGINIFFVTIEGPDENEKQNVVETNFVEKAVCRTNGFFSLPITSWFALRKEVQSLVKRVCDTDHLVCSKTCLNANDIAFVIDGSSSVGTGNFRTVLQFVANVTQEFEISDTDTRVGIIQYTYEQRLEFAFGQHNNKADLLNAIKRINYWSGGTSTGAAITYAADQLFSKSKPNKRKIMIVITDGRSYDDVRAPALAVHHKGVIAYSIGIAWAAQDELEYIATDPDREHSFFVDEFDNLYKYVPKIIHNICNEFNSQPRN, via the exons ATGAGTAGACCAACTCTCACTGCTGTCTTTGTAg CATTTCTACTGACTTCCAGTGTGGCAAAGCCAAATGCCAAGGACAAAAAGCCAAAACAAG TTGTGCCAGCAATAGAATGTGATATGCGGGCTGGGAAGATCAATCTCCCAGAGTTTATTGTTAAGTGTCCAGCTAAATGCAGGGAGACCAAGGAGAAGGTGTATGGGACGGGTGTATTTGCCTCCATATCCAGTATCTGCAATGCTGCCATTCACAA CGGAGTCATCACTAACTCTGGAGGAAAGGTAATTGTGATGAAGATGGGAGGACAGGCAACCTACAAGGGTAGCTTTGCTAACGGTGTCCGCTCTCTGTCCTTACCCAACTGGAGAGATTCGTTTTCTGTCTCAG TGGGTAAACCAAAGAAGGGGGTGATCTACCCATCCACTCTGATCTTTGTACCCTCAAGACCCACCGCAGAGAATACAG CTGATCATAAAGACCCGCCTCACTCCACAGTGTCACCAGCGACGGAGCCGAGCTCCACTGCAGCCCCGCCCACAACCACTCATGTGACCACACCCATCGCCACAGCCCCACCCATTACCACATCAGCCACACCACGGGTCACTGTTCATAAAGTCCGCGAGGCAG GCAGAAGTCACCCGTATTTCAGCTCTGTTGCAC GACAGTCACAGAGCACCAAAGGAAAAGGTCCTACACAAG CATTTAGAGGCAGCTCCGTCTATGCCAATAGGTTTTCATCTCGCACAAACACAG GTGTGCACAGGCCAGAGACGGGTACCCCGATCCGAAGACAGCCGCATGTTTCCTCCGCTTCAG CAGTTTTCAGTCGGGTACAGCCGCAGTCTGAAAGGAAGCAGCACACGGCCCAGTCTAATCCCA CATTTGCAAGAAGAGATTGGCCACACCCCGCATTCTCACGACCTGATGGGTCCTCTGGCACCAGAAGACCAACAG ATAGTAGCTACTCTGTGCCAAACACAAGCTATAAATGGAACAGAATGAGTACTGGTGATCCCACAG TTCTTGACCCAAGGCCTGATAACACAGAGTATGAGCAGTATGGACAGTATC CTCCTGAGCCAGAAGACCACAAGCCTCTATCTGAGACAGGCCACACCAAAG ATTGCAAAGTTGATATTGCATTTCTCATGGATGGCAGCTGGAGCATTGGGAAACGCCGTTTTAAGATTCAGAAAGACTTCCTTGTGGATGTTTCTCAGGTCATCAATGTGGGTGTAGCTGGACCCATGATGGGCATCATTCAATACGG GGATGATCCAGTCACAGAATTCAGTCTAAAACAGTTCTCCAGCTCCAAGGACCTGAAGCCGgccatcagtaaaatagtccagaAGGGCGGTCTGTCCAATGTAG GGAAGGCCCTCTCCTACATCAACAAGAATTTCTTCAGTGATGCTAATGGGAACAGAGGTGGGGCGCCCAACGTGGCTGTGGTCCTGGTGGACGGCTGGCCCACTGACAAACTGGAGGAGGCCTCGCGTCTGGCCAGAGAGTCAGGTATCAACATCTTCTTTGTCACCATCGAGGGCCCAGATGAGAATGAAAAACAGAACGTGGTGGAGACCAACTTCGTTGAAAAG GCAGTGTGCAGGACCAATGGCTTCTTCTCGCTCCCTATCACAAGCTGGTTCGCCTTGCGCAAAGAAGTGCAGTCTCTGGTGAAGCGCGTGTGTGACACAGACCACCTGGTGTGCAGTAAGACCTGCCTTAACGCCAACGACATTGCCTTCGTCATCGACGGCTCCAGCAGCGTGGGAACCGGAAACTTCCGCACCGTGCTCCAGTTTGTTGCAAACGTGACACAGGAATTTGAGATCTCGGACACGGATACGCGCGTAGGAATCATACAGTACACATATGAGCAGAGGCTTGAGTTTGCTTTTGGTCAGCACAACAACAAAGCTGATCTGCTGAACGCCATCAAGCGTATAAACTACTGGAGCGGAGGTACCAGCACGGGAGCTGCCATCACGTATGCTGCAGATCAACTCTTCAGCAAATCCAAACCCAACAAGCGCAAGATCATGATTGTCATCACAGATGGACGCTCCTACGATGACGTGCGGGCCCCGGCGCTGGCGGTACATCATAAAG GTGTGATTGCGTACTCCATTGGTATAGCCTGGGCCGCACAGGATGAGCTGGAATACATCGCCACCGACCCCGACAGAGAGCACTCTTTCTTTGTGGATGAGTTTGACAACCTCTACAAGTATGTACCAAAGATTATTCACAACATCTGCAATGAGTTCAACTCCCAACCACGTAACTGA